A genomic region of Catalinimonas niigatensis contains the following coding sequences:
- a CDS encoding DUF4249 domain-containing protein, translated as MKNIFILTGLIFILMIAFLTSCEQDISVELPPYTPKLVVEGWIEQGRYPTVILTESAAYFDPVDSAAMRRSVITTAKVSVSDGEMEEILTLKKKDAFFPSYVYEGNEIKGEVGKKYSLKIESRGRMYTAETSIPVRASLDSLWFENLSGNDTLGQVWARFSDPADESNQYRIFTQRMGKDKGFIPVYLSALSDEVFNGETVDFALLRGAESLSQITDDLYFNTGDTVMVKFCTLDAAHFQYWKSLERELYASKNPLAASGNRVLSNIQGDAIGVWGGYGASYFRVVAK; from the coding sequence GCGAACAGGATATTTCAGTGGAGCTACCTCCATATACACCAAAGCTGGTCGTAGAGGGATGGATTGAACAAGGTAGATATCCTACAGTGATACTGACAGAAAGTGCAGCATATTTTGATCCGGTAGACTCGGCTGCTATGCGACGCTCGGTGATCACTACCGCGAAGGTAAGTGTGAGCGATGGAGAGATGGAAGAAATTTTAACTTTAAAGAAAAAAGATGCTTTTTTTCCGAGCTATGTGTACGAAGGCAATGAAATAAAAGGAGAAGTAGGAAAAAAATATTCCCTTAAAATAGAATCCAGAGGTAGAATGTATACTGCTGAGACAAGCATCCCAGTAAGAGCTTCCTTAGACAGCCTTTGGTTTGAAAATTTATCCGGCAATGATACGCTGGGCCAGGTTTGGGCGCGCTTTTCTGATCCCGCAGATGAAAGTAACCAGTACAGGATTTTTACACAACGTATGGGAAAGGACAAGGGATTTATTCCTGTCTATCTTTCAGCACTGAGTGATGAGGTTTTTAACGGTGAAACAGTGGACTTTGCTTTACTCAGAGGTGCTGAATCCCTGAGCCAGATTACTGATGACCTGTATTTCAATACAGGAGATACAGTGATGGTGAAATTTTGTACTTTGGATGCAGCTCATTTTCAGTACTGGAAAAGCCTGGAAAGAGAACTATATGCCTCAAAAAATCCTCTTGCTGCTTCTGGAAACAGGGTGTTATCTAATATTCAGGGAGATGCGATTGGGGTGTGGGGAGGCTATGGAGCATCCTATTTTAGAGTTGTTGCCAAATAA